One Anas platyrhynchos isolate ZD024472 breed Pekin duck chromosome 2, IASCAAS_PekinDuck_T2T, whole genome shotgun sequence DNA segment encodes these proteins:
- the C1QL3 gene encoding complement C1q-like protein 3, with translation MVLLLVVLIPVLVSSAGTSAHYEMLGTCRMVCDPYGGTKAPSTAATPDRGLMQSLPTFIQGPKGEAGRPGKAGPRGPPGEPGPPGPVGPPGEKGEPGRQGLPGPPGAPGLNAAGAISAATYSTVPKIAFYAGLKRQHEGYEVLKFDDVVTNLGNHYDPTTGKFTCSIPGIYFFTYHVLMRGGDGTSMWADLCKNNQVRASAIAQDADQNYDYASNSVVLHLEPGDEVYIKLDGGKAHGGNNNKYSTFSGFIIYAD, from the exons atggtgctgctgctggtggtccTCATCCCCGTGCTGGTCAGCTCGGCCGGCACCTCGGCGCACTACGAGATGCTGGGCACCTGCCGCATGGTCTGCGACCCCTACGGCGGCACCAAGGCGCCCAGCACGGCGGCCACGCCCGACCGCGGCCTCATGCAGTCCCTGCCCACCTTCATCCAGGGCCCCAAGGGGGAGGCCGGCCGGCCGGGCAAAGCCGGGCCCCGAGGACCCCCGGGGGAACCGGGGCCGCCGGGGCCGGTGGGGCCGCCGGGGGAAAAGGGCGAGCCGGgccggcaggggctgcccggcccccccggggctccGGGGCTGAACGCGGCGGGGGCCATCAGCGCCGCCACCtacagcaccgtgcccaaaaTCGCCTTCTACGCCGGCCTGAAGCGGCAGCACGAGGGCTACGAGGTGCTCAAGTTCGACGACGTGGTCACCAACCTGGGCAACCACTACGACCCCACCACCGGCAAGTTCACCTGCTCCATCCCCGGCATCTACTTCTTCACCTACCATGTGCTCATGCGGGGAGGCGACGGCACCAGCATGTGGGCAGATCTCTGCAAGAACAACCAG GTTCGAGCTAGTGCGATTGCTCAGGATGCTGATCAGAATTACGACTATGCCAGTAACAGCGTGGTTCTTCACTTGGAGCCTGGAGATGAAGTTTACATTAAATTAGACGGGGGAAAAGCACACggaggaaacaacaacaaatacagCACATTTTCTGGATTTATTATTTATGCTGACTGA